Proteins encoded together in one Paramagnetospirillum magnetotacticum MS-1 window:
- a CDS encoding TetR/AcrR family transcriptional regulator, with protein MDSKPGTVHDVKAQVSDEALVAKRRGQIIASAVELFSHQGFYRTTIQDVAKKAGVSAGLIYQYVTDKEDVLLLALLSVLESYKQEIPAALEGLSDPLERFVAAIRAYCRVVDQRREATVLAYRSTKSLPDDRRQLIKDCEIETNGMIAACLANCIKAGLMRDVNVELVTYQLVTFAHSWALKHWRLKELCDLEQYIAEGLDFFAQALLTPKGRRQWEALSTTTIC; from the coding sequence ATGGACAGCAAGCCGGGCACGGTTCATGACGTCAAGGCCCAGGTCAGCGACGAGGCCCTGGTTGCCAAGCGGCGCGGCCAGATCATCGCCTCGGCGGTGGAGTTGTTCTCCCACCAGGGGTTCTACCGCACCACCATTCAGGATGTGGCCAAGAAGGCGGGGGTCTCGGCCGGGCTGATCTACCAATATGTCACCGACAAGGAAGACGTGCTGCTGCTCGCTCTCCTGTCGGTTCTGGAATCCTATAAGCAGGAAATCCCGGCCGCGCTGGAAGGCCTTTCCGACCCGCTGGAGCGCTTTGTCGCCGCCATCCGGGCCTATTGCCGGGTGGTGGACCAGCGGCGCGAAGCGACGGTGCTGGCCTACCGCTCCACCAAGTCGCTGCCCGATGATCGCCGCCAGTTGATCAAGGATTGCGAGATCGAGACCAACGGCATGATCGCGGCCTGTCTTGCAAACTGCATCAAGGCCGGGCTGATGCGCGACGTCAATGTGGAACTGGTGACTTACCAGCTGGTGACCTTCGCCCATAGCTGGGCCTTGAAGCACTGGCGCCTCAAAGAGTTGTGCGACCTGGAGCAATACATTGCCGAGGGGCTGGACTTCTTCGCCCAGGCACTTCTGACGCCGAAGGGACGGCGTCAGTGGGAGGCGCTCTCCACCACCACGATCTGTTGA
- the parC gene encoding DNA topoisomerase IV subunit A: MTQPAVTGDIRDTPLADALGERYLAYAMSTIVSRSLPDVRDGLKPVHRRLLFAMRQLKLDPSGGFKKCARVVGDVIGKYHPHGDVAVYDTLVRLAQDFAVRYPLVEGQGNFGNIDGDNAAAMRYTEAKLTEIAAALMEGLDEDSVDFRPTYDGTEEEPAVMPSAIPNLLANGSAGIAVGMATSIPPHNLGEICDALDHLIAKPDCDVDELIAHMPGPDFPTGGVLVETSAAISEAYRTGKGSFRVRAKWAVEKLSHGLYQIVITEIPYQVQKAKLIEKIAELLSEKKLPLLADIRDESAEDIRLVLEPRNRTVEAELVMEQLFRQTDLESRFSLNMNVLAPDSHGHLTPGVMNLKEVLRAFLDHRMVVLERRTRFRLEKIAKRLEVLEGFLKVYADLDKVIKIIRFADEPKAELIKTFKLSEVQAEAILNMRLRSLNKLQELEIKTEHAELSAEKADLEALLADEGRRWTTIAAQNAEIRKAFGGATALGKRRTELGDAPSAVVVPIEAYVEREAITMVLSEKGWIRALKGHSDSPDALKFKEGDQLGHLLKAWTTDKILVFATDGRFYTIGGDKLPSGRGHGEPLRLMIDLAGDVDIAAVLVHKPGRKLLVATNSDRGFVVEENEVLAQTRAGKMVLNCGDGEKAKFCLPFEGDAVAVIGENRKLLVFMADEIPVMTRGRGVILQKYRDGGMADIKVFTLAQGLTWNLGDRVRTEADLTPWLGKRASVGRLPPTGFPRNNRFS, encoded by the coding sequence ATGACCCAGCCCGCCGTTACCGGCGATATCCGCGACACGCCGCTTGCCGACGCCCTGGGCGAGCGCTATCTCGCCTATGCCATGTCCACCATCGTGTCGCGCTCGCTGCCCGATGTGCGCGACGGGTTGAAGCCTGTGCATCGCCGTCTGCTGTTCGCCATGCGCCAGTTGAAGCTGGACCCCAGCGGCGGCTTCAAGAAATGCGCCCGCGTGGTCGGCGACGTCATCGGTAAGTACCACCCCCATGGCGATGTGGCGGTCTATGACACTCTGGTGCGTCTGGCCCAGGACTTCGCCGTGCGCTATCCCCTGGTGGAGGGCCAGGGCAATTTCGGCAATATCGACGGCGATAACGCCGCGGCCATGCGGTATACCGAAGCCAAGCTGACCGAGATCGCCGCCGCCCTGATGGAAGGTCTCGACGAGGACAGCGTCGATTTCCGCCCCACCTATGACGGGACCGAGGAAGAGCCCGCGGTCATGCCGTCGGCCATTCCCAATCTGCTGGCCAATGGCTCGGCCGGTATCGCGGTGGGCATGGCCACCAGCATTCCGCCCCATAATCTGGGCGAGATCTGCGACGCGCTCGATCACCTGATCGCCAAGCCCGATTGCGATGTGGACGAGTTGATCGCCCATATGCCCGGTCCCGACTTTCCCACCGGCGGTGTTCTGGTGGAAACCAGCGCGGCCATCAGCGAGGCCTACCGTACCGGCAAGGGCTCGTTCAGGGTGCGGGCCAAATGGGCGGTGGAGAAGCTCTCCCACGGGCTTTACCAGATCGTCATCACCGAGATTCCCTATCAGGTGCAAAAGGCCAAGCTGATCGAGAAGATCGCCGAGCTTTTGTCCGAGAAGAAGTTGCCGCTGCTGGCCGATATCAGGGATGAATCCGCCGAGGATATCCGTCTGGTGCTCGAGCCCAGGAATCGCACGGTCGAGGCCGAACTGGTCATGGAGCAATTGTTCCGCCAGACCGACCTGGAATCGCGCTTTTCGCTCAACATGAACGTGCTGGCGCCTGACAGCCATGGCCACCTTACGCCCGGCGTTATGAATCTGAAGGAGGTGCTGCGCGCTTTTCTCGATCACCGCATGGTGGTTCTCGAGCGCCGCACCCGCTTCCGCCTGGAGAAGATCGCCAAGCGCCTGGAAGTGCTGGAAGGCTTCCTCAAGGTCTATGCCGATCTGGACAAGGTCATCAAGATCATCCGCTTCGCCGACGAGCCCAAGGCGGAGCTGATCAAGACCTTCAAACTGTCCGAGGTGCAGGCCGAGGCCATCCTCAATATGCGGCTGCGCTCCCTGAACAAGCTGCAGGAACTGGAGATCAAGACCGAACACGCCGAATTGTCGGCGGAAAAGGCCGATCTTGAAGCGCTGTTGGCCGATGAAGGCCGCCGCTGGACCACCATCGCCGCCCAGAATGCCGAGATCCGCAAAGCCTTCGGCGGGGCCACCGCTTTGGGCAAGCGCCGCACCGAACTGGGTGACGCGCCGTCCGCCGTGGTGGTGCCCATCGAGGCCTATGTGGAGCGCGAAGCCATCACCATGGTTCTGTCCGAGAAGGGCTGGATCCGGGCGCTGAAAGGCCATTCCGACAGTCCCGATGCCTTGAAGTTCAAGGAGGGCGACCAGCTTGGGCATCTGCTCAAGGCCTGGACCACCGACAAGATCCTGGTCTTCGCCACCGACGGGCGCTTCTACACCATCGGCGGCGACAAGCTGCCTTCGGGGCGCGGCCATGGCGAGCCGCTGCGCCTGATGATCGATCTGGCGGGTGATGTGGATATCGCCGCCGTTCTGGTCCACAAGCCGGGGCGCAAGCTCTTGGTCGCCACCAATTCCGATCGCGGCTTCGTGGTCGAGGAGAATGAAGTCCTGGCCCAGACGCGGGCGGGCAAGATGGTCCTCAATTGCGGCGATGGCGAGAAAGCCAAATTCTGCCTGCCCTTCGAGGGCGACGCCGTGGCGGTGATCGGCGAGAACCGCAAGCTGCTGGTGTTCATGGCCGATGAAATCCCGGTGATGACCCGGGGCAGGGGCGTGATCTTGCAGAAGTACCGTGACGGCGGCATGGCCGACATCAAGGTCTTTACCCTGGCCCAAGGCCTGACCTGGAATCTGGGCGACAGGGTGCGCACCGAGGCCGATCTTACCCCCTGGCTGGGTAAGCGCGCCTCGGTGGGACGACTGCCTCCCACCGGCTTTCCCAGGAACAATCGTTTCAGCTGA
- a CDS encoding alpha/beta hydrolase has protein sequence MLETGFFSLGTPGRLDADLEFILAKVAELKLPKLYELGPVGARTEFALRLSRSNPPAPHGVEAEDITIAGIPARRYQPQGGPKAKAMLLYFHGGGFVVGDLETHDPHCRALAAESGSVVVALHYRLGPEHPYPAAIQDGIAALKWAAAEYAGWTLGVAGDSAGGTLSAVVALHARDLNIPLALQMLIYPAVDQKGDFPSRTRLADGYLLTQGDIEWFTQQYFVGHEGPVLEPDASPLRAASHGGLAPALVLTCGFDPLVDEGDAYAQALIGAGVPVRHVRLEGSIHGCLGLAGYVASGRQALAEVCGAWRSVQA, from the coding sequence ATGCTTGAAACCGGTTTCTTTTCCCTGGGCACGCCGGGGCGGCTTGATGCCGATTTGGAGTTCATTCTGGCCAAGGTCGCCGAACTGAAGCTTCCGAAATTGTATGAACTGGGGCCGGTTGGGGCGCGGACGGAGTTCGCGTTGCGGCTTTCGCGGTCGAACCCACCTGCTCCGCATGGGGTGGAGGCCGAGGACATCACCATCGCGGGAATTCCCGCCCGGCGCTATCAGCCTCAGGGCGGCCCCAAGGCCAAGGCGATGTTGCTGTATTTCCATGGCGGCGGCTTTGTGGTGGGCGATCTGGAGACCCACGATCCCCATTGCCGCGCCCTGGCAGCCGAAAGCGGCTCCGTGGTGGTGGCGCTACATTATCGCCTGGGGCCGGAACATCCCTATCCCGCAGCCATTCAAGACGGTATCGCCGCGCTCAAATGGGCGGCGGCAGAGTATGCGGGCTGGACGTTGGGCGTGGCTGGCGACAGCGCTGGCGGCACCTTGTCCGCGGTGGTGGCCCTGCATGCCCGCGATCTGAATATTCCTCTGGCGCTTCAGATGCTGATTTATCCGGCGGTGGACCAGAAGGGAGATTTTCCCTCCCGCACGCGGCTGGCTGACGGCTATCTCCTGACCCAGGGCGATATCGAGTGGTTTACCCAACAATATTTCGTTGGGCATGAGGGACCGGTGCTAGAGCCCGACGCATCGCCCTTGCGCGCCGCCTCCCATGGCGGGTTGGCTCCGGCCTTGGTGCTGACATGCGGCTTCGACCCCCTTGTGGATGAAGGGGACGCCTATGCCCAGGCCCTTATAGGGGCGGGGGTTCCTGTGCGCCATGTGCGCCTGGAAGGCTCCATCCACGGCTGCCTGGGACTGGCGGGCTATGTCGCCTCGGGCAGGCAAGCCTTGGCGGAGGTTTGCGGGGCTTGGCGGTCCGTTCAAGCCTGA
- a CDS encoding enoyl-CoA hydratase/isomerase family protein: MSFSVLNTARRGAVFVVTLASPPVNALSRALIKDLHGAMDVVEADKTIRVLHLRSEQKAFCAGADLSEMRENLANPDLVDTQIAFVRDLQNVLKRIETLALATVAEVGGAAMGGGLELALACDFRMAANEAKLALPEVNLGLIPGAGGTQRLTRLCGPAIAKRLILGAEILDGQSAAALGIVHWSAPRAELADKAANLADRLATLPRAAVAASKSCIEASLDPSRDGYEEELTATRDLLLHEPETRHRVEAFLSK, translated from the coding sequence ATGTCCTTCTCCGTGCTCAATACCGCCCGACGGGGTGCCGTCTTCGTGGTGACCCTGGCCAGCCCGCCTGTGAACGCCCTGTCGCGTGCCCTGATCAAGGACTTGCATGGGGCCATGGATGTGGTGGAGGCGGATAAGACCATCCGCGTTCTGCATCTGCGCTCCGAGCAAAAGGCGTTCTGCGCGGGGGCCGATCTGTCCGAGATGCGCGAGAATCTGGCCAACCCCGATCTGGTGGATACTCAGATCGCCTTTGTCCGTGACCTTCAGAACGTCTTGAAGCGCATCGAAACCTTAGCCCTGGCCACCGTGGCCGAGGTGGGCGGCGCGGCCATGGGTGGCGGGCTGGAACTGGCCCTGGCCTGTGACTTCCGCATGGCGGCCAATGAGGCCAAGCTGGCCCTGCCCGAGGTCAATCTGGGCCTGATCCCAGGGGCGGGGGGGACGCAGCGCCTGACCCGGCTGTGCGGCCCGGCCATCGCCAAGCGCCTGATCCTGGGGGCCGAAATCCTGGACGGCCAAAGCGCCGCCGCCCTGGGCATCGTCCATTGGTCGGCACCGCGCGCCGAACTGGCCGACAAGGCCGCCAATCTGGCCGACCGCCTGGCCACGCTGCCGCGCGCCGCCGTGGCGGCGTCCAAATCCTGTATCGAGGCTTCCCTCGACCCGTCGCGCGACGGCTACGAGGAAGAACTCACCGCCACCCGTGACCTGCTGTTGCACGAGCCCGAGACCCGCCACCGGGTCGAGGCCTTCCTGTCCAAGTGA
- a CDS encoding acyl-CoA dehydrogenase family protein, whose translation MSDATFLDWPFLDESHRAFARSLEDWADTILPGVCPEDEAHGPAMDQTARRLVTALGQAGFLKAAIPAAYGGRAKDFDVRALCLGREILARHAGLADFAFAMQGLGSAAITLFGNEEQKARYLPKVGTGEMIAAFAISEADAGSDVGAMTTKAVRDGDHYVINGAKTWISNAGLADFYTVFARMGDEEGAKGLAAFVVDAKTPGLSVSERIDVIAPHPLGSLRFDNMRVPASAMLGKPGDGFKVAMSVLDVFRTTVGAAALGFARRAMDEAVSRSVKRKAFGSRLADFQLIQAKIADMAVAIDTSALLIYRSAWVKDTKGGRVTREASMAKLWATEQAQMVIDQAVQIWGGLGVISGMAVEQLYREIRALRIYEGTSEIQKLVIASKVYEGLPL comes from the coding sequence ATGAGTGACGCCACGTTCCTCGACTGGCCCTTTCTCGACGAGTCCCACCGCGCCTTTGCGCGGTCGTTAGAGGACTGGGCCGACACCATCCTCCCAGGGGTGTGTCCCGAGGACGAGGCGCACGGCCCCGCCATGGACCAGACCGCCCGACGCCTGGTAACGGCTTTGGGACAGGCGGGGTTCCTTAAGGCCGCAATTCCGGCCGCTTATGGCGGGCGGGCTAAGGATTTCGACGTTCGGGCCTTGTGCCTGGGCCGCGAGATCCTGGCCCGCCACGCCGGTCTTGCCGATTTCGCCTTCGCCATGCAGGGCTTGGGTAGCGCCGCCATCACCTTGTTCGGAAATGAGGAACAAAAGGCCCGCTATCTGCCCAAGGTGGGAACGGGCGAGATGATCGCCGCCTTCGCCATTTCCGAAGCCGATGCCGGTTCCGATGTGGGGGCCATGACCACCAAGGCGGTCAGGGATGGCGACCATTATGTGATCAACGGCGCCAAGACCTGGATCTCCAATGCCGGGCTGGCCGACTTCTATACCGTCTTCGCCCGCATGGGCGACGAGGAAGGCGCCAAGGGACTCGCTGCATTCGTGGTTGACGCAAAGACTCCCGGACTTTCGGTGTCGGAGCGAATCGATGTCATCGCGCCCCATCCCCTGGGGTCGTTACGCTTTGACAACATGCGGGTGCCCGCCTCGGCCATGCTGGGCAAGCCGGGTGACGGCTTCAAGGTGGCCATGAGCGTGCTGGACGTGTTCCGCACCACGGTGGGCGCCGCCGCCCTGGGCTTCGCGCGCCGCGCCATGGACGAGGCGGTGTCGCGCTCGGTCAAGCGCAAGGCCTTCGGCTCGCGCCTCGCCGACTTCCAATTGATCCAGGCCAAGATCGCCGACATGGCGGTGGCCATCGATACCTCGGCGCTGCTGATCTACCGCTCGGCCTGGGTCAAGGACACCAAGGGTGGACGCGTGACCCGCGAGGCCTCCATGGCCAAGCTGTGGGCCACCGAACAGGCCCAGATGGTCATCGATCAGGCGGTGCAGATCTGGGGCGGCCTGGGCGTGATCAGCGGCATGGCGGTGGAGCAGCTCTACCGCGAGATTCGCGCGCTGCGCATCTATGAAGGCACCAGCGAGATTCAAAAGCTGGTCATCGCCTCCAAGGTCTATGAGGGGCTGCCCCTATGA
- a CDS encoding enoyl-CoA hydratase family protein encodes MRKFKAAEYKATHFDWKVDGKVATLTLNRPDRKNPLTFDSYGELRDLFENMVYADDVKAVIVTGSGGNFCSGGDVHEIIGPLTKMDMPELLEFTRMTGDAVRAMRNAPQPIIAAIDGICAGAGTMLGCAADIRLGTARSKVAFLFVRVGLAGADMGACTLLPRLIGLSRAAELLYTGRAMGGEESERVGYYNSLHAPEELLDAANKLAHSLANGPTFGHAMTKKMLWQEWNHGLGECIEAEAQAQAICMQTKDFERAYVAFAAKQAPIFEGN; translated from the coding sequence ATGCGCAAGTTCAAGGCAGCCGAGTACAAGGCCACTCATTTCGACTGGAAGGTTGATGGCAAGGTGGCGACTCTCACCCTCAACCGTCCTGATAGGAAAAACCCGTTAACATTTGATTCTTATGGTGAACTTCGCGATCTGTTTGAGAATATGGTCTATGCCGACGACGTCAAGGCGGTGATCGTCACCGGCTCGGGCGGCAATTTCTGCTCGGGCGGCGACGTGCACGAGATCATCGGTCCGCTGACCAAGATGGACATGCCCGAACTCCTTGAATTCACCCGCATGACCGGCGACGCGGTGCGCGCCATGCGCAATGCGCCCCAGCCGATCATCGCCGCCATCGACGGCATCTGTGCCGGTGCTGGCACCATGCTGGGCTGCGCCGCCGATATCCGTCTGGGCACGGCGCGCTCCAAGGTGGCCTTCCTGTTCGTGCGCGTTGGTCTGGCCGGTGCCGATATGGGCGCCTGCACCTTGCTGCCCCGCCTGATCGGCCTGTCGCGGGCGGCTGAGCTGCTCTACACTGGCCGCGCCATGGGCGGCGAGGAATCCGAGCGGGTCGGCTATTACAACTCGCTCCATGCTCCGGAAGAACTGCTGGACGCCGCCAACAAGCTGGCGCATTCCCTGGCCAACGGCCCCACCTTCGGTCACGCCATGACCAAGAAGATGCTGTGGCAGGAATGGAACCACGGCCTGGGCGAGTGCATCGAGGCCGAGGCTCAGGCCCAGGCCATTTGCATGCAGACCAAGGACTTCGAGCGCGCTTACGTGGCATTCGCCGCCAAGCAGGCGCCGATTTTCGAGGGTAATTAA
- a CDS encoding SDR family NAD(P)-dependent oxidoreductase, which produces MMGEAKPLAGRHALVTGGGRGIGAAIARQLLSLGAAVTITGRDKGRLEGAAAAMGCHAVAMDVTDASAIQNGFALAAQAQGPITILVNNAGIAKAAPFAKTDLSLWDDILRTDLTGAFLSTQAALPQMLESGWGRVVNVASTAGLTGLAYCAAYCAAKHGLIGLTRALAVELASKPVTVNAVCPGYTETDIVEETISNIVAKTGRSREEALAGLVASNPQKRLIKPEEVAEAVAWLCLPGSSSITGQSIAVAGGELM; this is translated from the coding sequence ATGATGGGCGAGGCGAAGCCGCTTGCTGGCCGCCATGCTCTCGTTACCGGCGGCGGGCGCGGCATCGGCGCCGCCATCGCGCGGCAATTGCTGAGCCTGGGCGCCGCCGTCACCATCACCGGGCGCGACAAGGGGCGCTTGGAAGGGGCCGCCGCCGCCATGGGCTGTCATGCCGTGGCCATGGACGTGACCGATGCTTCGGCCATTCAGAACGGCTTTGCCCTGGCGGCCCAGGCCCAAGGCCCCATCACCATCCTGGTCAACAATGCCGGGATCGCCAAGGCGGCGCCCTTCGCCAAGACCGATCTGTCCTTGTGGGACGACATCCTGCGCACCGATCTGACGGGGGCGTTCTTGAGCACACAGGCGGCGCTTCCCCAGATGCTGGAATCCGGTTGGGGCAGGGTGGTCAATGTGGCGTCCACCGCCGGGCTGACCGGTCTGGCCTATTGCGCTGCCTATTGCGCCGCCAAGCATGGGCTGATCGGCCTGACGCGGGCCCTGGCGGTGGAACTGGCATCCAAGCCGGTGACGGTCAATGCCGTCTGTCCCGGCTATACCGAAACCGATATCGTCGAGGAAACCATCAGCAATATCGTCGCCAAGACCGGACGGAGCCGGGAAGAGGCCTTGGCCGGTCTGGTGGCCTCCAATCCGCAAAAGCGCCTGATCAAGCCGGAAGAAGTGGCCGAGGCGGTGGCCTGGCTGTGCCTGCCGGGGTCAAGCTCCATCACCGGCCAGAGCATCGCTGTCGCGGGTGGGGAATTGATGTAG
- a CDS encoding SDR family NAD(P)-dependent oxidoreductase: MKFEDKVALITGGASGIGYCTVKSMAELGADVLIADINVEAGEKAATELKAKGLKAEFVRLDVTDKANIARVKEHVLATRGRLDILCNVAGWGHIQPFVDNDDAFIAKVMSLNLTGPIELIRAFFPLMIEKKTGKIVNVASDAGRVGSLGESVYSAAKGGLISFSKALAREGARYNINVNAICPGPTDTPLLKSEPEKFLEAFLKVIPMRRFGQPQEVADSIVFMASNRADYITGQVLSVNGGITMVG, encoded by the coding sequence ATGAAGTTCGAGGATAAAGTCGCCCTGATCACCGGCGGTGCGTCGGGCATCGGCTATTGCACCGTGAAGTCCATGGCCGAACTGGGCGCCGATGTGCTGATCGCCGATATCAACGTGGAAGCGGGCGAGAAGGCTGCGACCGAGCTGAAGGCCAAGGGCCTCAAGGCCGAATTCGTGCGCCTCGACGTCACCGACAAGGCTAATATCGCGCGTGTCAAGGAGCATGTTCTGGCCACCCGCGGCCGCCTCGACATCCTGTGCAACGTGGCGGGCTGGGGGCATATCCAGCCCTTCGTTGATAACGACGACGCCTTCATCGCCAAGGTCATGAGCCTCAATCTCACCGGCCCCATCGAGTTGATCCGCGCCTTCTTCCCCCTGATGATCGAGAAGAAGACCGGCAAGATCGTCAATGTGGCCTCCGATGCCGGGCGGGTGGGAAGCTTGGGCGAAAGCGTCTATTCGGCGGCCAAGGGCGGGCTGATTTCCTTCTCCAAGGCCCTGGCCCGCGAGGGTGCCCGCTACAACATCAACGTCAACGCCATCTGCCCCGGCCCCACCGACACGCCGCTGTTGAAGTCCGAGCCGGAAAAGTTCCTGGAGGCCTTCCTCAAGGTCATTCCCATGCGCCGCTTCGGCCAACCGCAGGAAGTGGCCGATTCCATCGTCTTCATGGCATCCAACCGCGCCGACTACATCACCGGCCAGGTTCTGTCGGTCAACGGCGGCATCACCATGGTGGGCTAA
- a CDS encoding 3-oxoadipyl-CoA thiolase — protein sequence MLDAYLYDGLRSPIGRHAGGLAPVRPDDLAAEVIRALVARSAFKPEDIEDVILGCTNQAGEDSRNVARHAALLAGLPVEVAGQTVNRLCASGLAAVLDAARSITCGEGDLYLAGGVESMTRAPFVLAKGDSAWSRDAKIFDTTIGARFANPKVVKQFGSHSMPETADNIAHDLGLTREASDSFAAASQAKYARAKAEGFYEGEIHPITIAGRKGDTVVSEDEHPRPQSDLAALAKLKPLFEGGVVTAGNASGINDGACALFIGSRAAGEKAGVKPIARIIAGAAAGVAPRVMGLGPVPAITKALARAKLSLKDLDLIEINEAFAVQVLGCVTQLGVAADDSRLNPNGGAIAIGHPLGCSGARLALTAARQLQRTGGRYAVVSLCIGVGHGLAAVIERV from the coding sequence ATGCTCGACGCTTACCTTTACGACGGACTGCGCTCTCCCATCGGCCGTCATGCCGGAGGCCTTGCCCCCGTCAGGCCCGACGATCTGGCCGCCGAGGTGATCCGCGCCCTGGTGGCCCGTTCCGCCTTCAAGCCCGAGGATATCGAGGACGTCATCCTCGGCTGCACCAATCAGGCGGGCGAGGACAGCCGCAACGTGGCGCGCCACGCCGCTTTGCTGGCCGGTCTGCCCGTCGAGGTGGCGGGCCAGACCGTCAACCGTCTGTGCGCCTCGGGCCTGGCCGCCGTCCTGGACGCGGCGCGTTCCATCACCTGCGGCGAAGGGGATCTGTATCTGGCGGGCGGGGTGGAGAGCATGACCCGCGCGCCCTTCGTTCTGGCCAAGGGCGATAGCGCCTGGTCGCGCGACGCCAAGATCTTCGACACCACCATCGGGGCGCGCTTCGCCAACCCCAAGGTGGTGAAGCAATTCGGCAGCCATTCCATGCCCGAGACCGCCGACAACATCGCCCATGATCTGGGCCTGACCCGCGAGGCCTCGGATTCCTTCGCCGCCGCTTCCCAGGCCAAATATGCCCGCGCCAAGGCGGAGGGCTTCTACGAAGGCGAGATCCACCCCATCACCATAGCGGGCCGCAAGGGCGACACCGTGGTGAGCGAAGACGAACATCCGCGCCCCCAAAGCGATCTGGCCGCTTTGGCCAAGCTGAAGCCTTTGTTCGAGGGCGGCGTGGTGACCGCCGGGAATGCGTCGGGCATCAATGACGGCGCCTGCGCCTTGTTCATCGGCTCGCGCGCGGCGGGAGAAAAGGCGGGGGTGAAGCCCATCGCCCGGATCATTGCCGGTGCGGCGGCCGGTGTTGCCCCGCGCGTCATGGGGTTGGGGCCGGTTCCGGCCATCACCAAGGCCCTGGCGCGGGCCAAACTTTCCCTCAAGGATCTCGACCTCATCGAGATCAACGAGGCCTTTGCCGTGCAGGTGCTGGGCTGTGTCACCCAACTGGGCGTGGCCGCCGATGATTCGCGCCTCAATCCCAATGGCGGCGCCATCGCCATCGGCCATCCGCTGGGTTGTTCCGGTGCGCGGTTGGCACTGACCGCGGCGCGGCAGTTGCAGCGGACCGGCGGGCGTTACGCCGTGGTCAGCTTGTGCATCGGCGTCGGCCATGGCCTGGCCGCTGTGATCGAAAGAGTTTAG